One Helicobacter sp. 'house sparrow 1' DNA window includes the following coding sequences:
- the flhB gene encoding flagellar biosynthesis protein FlhB has product MADEQEKQEAPSARKIQKAREEGNVAKSPEVVAFLSFITGCFAIFAFFPFWLDKLKKIYINCLEFFLSDFSLNNIFNLSLSILWNLGLILLPIFLILMLAGIIGNIAQFGFLLTPKVIAPKLNKINPIKGFKNLFSLKKVLDGLLITLKVLIAFILGGFLILSFLQQIPNTAMLNIFSQMVWIKNKALILIAVLLVLFLVMAISDFLIKRYQYIKSLRMSKQEVKDEYKQQEGNPEIKAKIRQIMMKNTMGKMMKAIPSADVVITNPTHYAVALRFSEKDPAPVVVAKGIDHLAIKIKGIAREHNIEIVENPKLARALYSQVDLEEPIPVSLFEAVAIIFAQVDSIRKKYNQSTQN; this is encoded by the coding sequence ATGGCTGATGAGCAAGAAAAGCAAGAAGCCCCCTCTGCCAGAAAGATACAAAAAGCTAGAGAAGAAGGAAATGTTGCAAAAAGCCCTGAAGTAGTAGCTTTCTTAAGCTTTATTACAGGCTGTTTTGCCATCTTTGCATTCTTCCCTTTTTGGCTTGATAAACTAAAAAAAATCTATATTAACTGTTTGGAATTTTTTTTAAGTGATTTTAGTCTAAATAATATATTTAACCTTTCTTTAAGCATTCTGTGGAATCTGGGCCTTATTCTTTTACCTATTTTTCTTATCCTAATGCTTGCAGGAATTATAGGAAATATTGCACAATTTGGTTTTCTACTTACACCAAAAGTCATTGCCCCAAAGCTTAATAAAATAAATCCTATAAAGGGTTTTAAAAATCTTTTTTCCCTAAAAAAAGTATTAGATGGTTTATTAATCACACTAAAAGTTTTGATTGCCTTTATCCTCGGAGGGTTTTTAATCCTTTCTTTCTTACAGCAAATACCAAATACTGCAATGCTAAATATTTTTTCACAAATGGTTTGGATTAAAAATAAAGCATTAATACTGATTGCTGTTTTATTGGTTTTGTTTCTTGTAATGGCAATATCAGATTTTTTAATTAAAAGGTATCAATACATAAAATCCCTACGTATGAGCAAACAAGAGGTCAAGGATGAATATAAGCAACAAGAAGGAAACCCTGAAATCAAGGCTAAAATCCGCCAAATTATGATGAAAAATACAATGGGTAAAATGATGAAAGCCATACCATCAGCTGATGTAGTCATCACCAATCCAACACACTATGCAGTTGCCCTAAGGTTTTCAGAAAAAGACCCTGCCCCTGTTGTCGTGGCTAAAGGGATCGATCATCTTGCTATTAAGATCAAAGGTATTGCAAGGGAACATAACATAGAGATTGTAGAAAATCCAAAGCTAGCCCGAGCCCTTTATAGCCAGGTTGATCTAGAAGAGCCAATCCCTGTAAGCCTATTTGAAGCTGTAGCCATTATTTTTGCACAAGTTGATTCCATACGAAAAAAATATAATCAATCAACCCAAAATTAA
- the moaA gene encoding GTP 3',8-cyclase MoaA: protein MLKDTFGRTIDYIRVSVTRQCNFRCQYCMPNTPFDAFDNDEYIPLDNVLKFLQVAIDNGIKKIRITGGEPLLRKDLPDFISALRQYSKEVQIVLTTNGFLLQKSAKILKEAGLNRINLSLDSLQAHKIMKISKKDALNNILGGIEEALKCNFGLKINTVVMKNINDDEILDLFDFAKKRSIMIRFIEFMENTHANHQLIGLKEKDILEIIKTKYSFKALEEKAMGPAKLYACEDGYQFGIIAPHNDDFCQSCNRIRLTADGVICPCLYYQDSVDAKEALLSKNPQKLKAVLEQAVYNKPEKNQWDNTMDADKVSARAFYYTGG from the coding sequence ATGCTTAAGGATACTTTTGGAAGAACTATAGACTATATTCGGGTGTCTGTAACAAGACAATGTAATTTTAGGTGTCAATATTGTATGCCAAACACTCCTTTTGATGCCTTTGACAATGATGAGTATATACCTTTAGATAATGTTTTAAAATTTTTGCAGGTTGCTATTGATAATGGAATAAAAAAAATACGCATTACAGGAGGAGAGCCTCTTTTAAGAAAAGATCTTCCAGATTTTATTAGTGCTTTAAGACAGTATTCCAAAGAAGTGCAAATTGTATTAACCACAAATGGTTTTTTACTACAAAAGAGTGCAAAAATCCTCAAAGAAGCGGGGTTAAATCGCATCAATCTCTCATTAGATTCCTTGCAAGCACATAAGATTATGAAAATTTCAAAAAAAGATGCCTTAAATAATATTTTAGGTGGGATTGAGGAAGCATTAAAGTGTAATTTTGGGCTTAAGATTAATACGGTTGTGATGAAAAATATTAATGATGATGAAATATTGGATTTATTTGACTTTGCCAAAAAGCGAAGTATTATGATTAGATTTATTGAGTTTATGGAGAATACTCATGCAAATCATCAGCTCATAGGTCTAAAAGAAAAAGATATTTTAGAAATTATAAAAACAAAATACTCCTTTAAGGCTTTAGAAGAAAAAGCTATGGGGCCTGCAAAGCTTTATGCTTGCGAGGATGGCTACCAATTTGGAATTATTGCACCTCATAATGATGATTTTTGTCAATCTTGCAATCGGATAAGACTAACAGCAGATGGAGTGATTTGTCCTTGTTTGTATTATCAAGATAGTGTGGATGCAAAAGAAGCATTACTTTCTAAAAATCCACAAAAGCTTAAGGCGGTATTAGAACAAGCAGTATATAATAAGCCAGAAAAAAATCAGTGGGATAACACAATGGATGCAGATAAAGTGTCCGCACGAGCTTTTTATTATACAGGTGGCTAG
- a CDS encoding peroxiredoxin produces the protein MLVTKKAPNFVAPAVLANNEIVENFELSKNLGKNGAVLFFWPKDFTFVCPSEILAMDHRVKDFQEKGFNVIGVSIDSEQVHFAWKNTPVEKGGIGNVSFPMVADIKKQISRDYDVLFDDAVALRGSFLIDKNQVVRHAVINDLPLGREMDEMLRMCDALLFFEENGEVCPAGWRKGQKGMKATAEGVAEYLKENASKL, from the coding sequence ATGTTAGTAACAAAAAAAGCACCTAACTTCGTTGCTCCAGCGGTGTTGGCAAATAATGAAATTGTAGAAAACTTTGAACTATCAAAAAATTTAGGAAAAAATGGTGCAGTATTATTTTTCTGGCCAAAGGACTTTACTTTTGTTTGCCCTTCTGAAATTTTGGCAATGGATCATAGAGTAAAAGACTTCCAAGAAAAAGGTTTTAATGTTATTGGAGTATCTATTGATTCTGAACAAGTTCATTTTGCTTGGAAAAATACACCTGTTGAAAAGGGTGGAATTGGCAATGTAAGTTTCCCAATGGTAGCAGACATTAAAAAACAAATTTCAAGAGATTATGATGTATTATTTGATGATGCTGTTGCTTTAAGAGGCTCTTTCTTAATTGATAAAAATCAAGTAGTTCGCCATGCAGTAATCAATGACTTACCATTAGGAAGAGAAATGGATGAAATGCTAAGAATGTGTGATGCTCTTCTTTTCTTTGAAGAAAATGGTGAAGTTTGTCCAGCAGGCTGGAGAAAAGGACAAAAAGGTATGAAAGCTACTGCTGAGGGCGTTGCTGAATATCTAAAAGAAAACGCTAGTAAGCTTTAA
- a CDS encoding alkylphosphonate utilization protein, with product MYKDSNGMDLSAGDSVQVIKDLKLKGSSGVIKRGVIVKNIKLGNKEGEIEGRVDKQGVVVLKTCFLKKV from the coding sequence ATGTATAAAGATAGTAATGGTATGGATTTGAGTGCTGGAGATAGTGTTCAGGTTATTAAAGATTTAAAATTAAAGGGTTCTTCTGGCGTAATTAAGCGGGGTGTGATTGTAAAAAATATCAAGCTTGGTAACAAGGAAGGTGAGATTGAGGGAAGGGTTGATAAACAAGGTGTTGTAGTCCTAAAAACCTGCTTTTTAAAGAAAGTTTAA
- the mqnE gene encoding aminofutalosine synthase MqnE, which translates to MSLLDRVLKKENLSIQELSKLYDYDIFTLAQVADEIRRKKYGNKVFFNINRHINPTNICADVCKFCAFSASRKNPNSYEMSIDEIVLQVMNAYERGAKEVHIVSAHSPNYSYEWYLDMFSAIKKALPQIHLKAMTAAEVDYLDRKFKKGYQKVLEDMAKVGVDSMPGGGAEIFDEKVREYICKGKVKSARWLEIHQYWHQMGYMSNCTMLFGHVESRENRIDHILRLRDLQQDKNIVESKRGGFNAFIPLVYQNQNNFLKIKNPLSGQEILKTISIARILLDNIPHIKAYWASLSLNLALVAQEFGADDMDGTIENESIQSAGGAESKNGVKKEELISQIKNAGFRAIERDSLYNELQEY; encoded by the coding sequence ATGAGTTTATTAGATAGGGTTTTAAAAAAGGAAAACTTAAGTATTCAAGAGCTAAGCAAGCTTTATGATTATGATATTTTTACATTGGCTCAAGTAGCAGATGAAATACGAAGAAAAAAATATGGCAATAAGGTATTTTTTAATATCAATAGACATATTAATCCTACAAATATTTGTGCAGATGTTTGTAAGTTTTGTGCTTTTTCAGCAAGCAGAAAGAATCCTAATTCTTATGAAATGAGTATTGATGAAATAGTTTTACAAGTGATGAATGCTTATGAAAGGGGAGCAAAGGAAGTGCATATTGTATCTGCACATAGCCCTAATTATTCTTATGAGTGGTATCTTGATATGTTTAGTGCAATCAAGAAAGCCTTACCACAAATTCATCTTAAAGCAATGACTGCAGCAGAAGTAGATTATCTTGATAGAAAGTTTAAAAAAGGCTATCAAAAGGTGCTAGAGGATATGGCAAAGGTTGGAGTGGATTCTATGCCTGGAGGAGGAGCAGAGATTTTTGATGAAAAGGTTAGGGAATATATCTGCAAGGGAAAAGTTAAGTCAGCTCGTTGGCTTGAAATCCATCAATATTGGCATCAAATGGGATATATGAGTAATTGTACGATGTTGTTTGGACATGTTGAGAGTAGGGAAAATCGCATTGACCATATATTGCGTTTAAGAGATTTGCAACAAGATAAAAATATTGTAGAGTCAAAAAGAGGTGGTTTTAATGCATTTATCCCACTTGTTTATCAAAATCAGAATAATTTTTTGAAAATTAAAAATCCTCTAAGCGGTCAAGAAATTTTAAAGACAATTAGCATAGCAAGAATCCTATTGGATAACATCCCACATATTAAAGCTTATTGGGCAAGTTTATCTTTAAATCTTGCCCTAGTTGCGCAAGAATTTGGCGCAGATGATATGGATGGCACAATTGAAAATGAATCAATCCAATCAGCAGGTGGTGCGGAAAGTAAAAATGGTGTGAAAAAAGAGGAATTGATCTCTCAAATAAAAAATGCAGGTTTTAGGGCTATTGAAAGGGATAGTCTTTATAATGAATTGCAAGAGTATTAA
- a CDS encoding Na+/H+ antiporter family protein, whose product MLFLTNSAVLSIFVMILLCLLRFNVFLSIVVASLVAGVVSQIQKLQNWSLDALGANLKTLQDLIVDTMKVMIQGMSGNLETALSYVFLGILAIAISKGNLTKVLIYKISLWINKKTTLFCFLIAFIACFSQNLIPIHIAFIPILIPPLLGVMNLMKLDRRAVACALAFGLEAPYVCIPVGFGLIYHTIIKEQMLKRGIEVSILDIASVMWIGGLAMFVGLVIAIVILYSRPREYDSKQVEEKFEILKDVKLEKKDYLALLSAGIAFFVQVFTSSLPLGSFVGVVSMILFKVIKWESMDKIVEDGVTSMAFIAFIMLVASGFGAVLDSTGGVKELIESIATMVGGKFGGALLMLLVGLLVTMGIGTSFGTLPIIATFYCPLCIELGFGVPATILLLGIAGALGDAGSPAADTTIGPTMGLNADGKHHHIWDTCVPTFIAFNIPLLVFGLVGALILG is encoded by the coding sequence ATGTTATTTTTGACTAATTCAGCAGTGTTGTCCATTTTTGTGATGATATTGCTTTGTTTATTACGTTTTAATGTTTTTTTGTCTATAGTCGTGGCTTCTCTTGTTGCTGGTGTTGTTTCGCAAATTCAAAAACTACAAAATTGGAGTTTGGATGCATTGGGTGCAAATTTAAAAACCCTTCAAGATTTGATTGTGGATACAATGAAAGTAATGATTCAAGGAATGAGTGGAAATCTTGAAACTGCCTTAAGCTATGTATTTCTAGGGATTTTAGCAATTGCTATTAGCAAGGGGAACTTAACCAAAGTCTTGATCTATAAAATCTCTTTGTGGATTAATAAAAAAACAACGCTATTTTGTTTTTTGATTGCTTTTATTGCGTGTTTTTCCCAAAATCTTATCCCAATCCATATTGCTTTTATCCCTATTCTTATCCCTCCTCTTTTGGGAGTAATGAATCTGATGAAGCTTGATAGAAGAGCTGTTGCCTGTGCTTTAGCCTTTGGATTAGAAGCACCTTATGTTTGTATTCCTGTTGGTTTTGGATTGATTTATCATACAATCATTAAGGAGCAGATGCTAAAAAGAGGTATTGAGGTTAGTATCCTAGATATTGCAAGTGTGATGTGGATAGGTGGTTTAGCAATGTTTGTAGGACTAGTGATTGCAATTGTGATTTTGTATTCTAGACCACGAGAGTATGATTCAAAGCAGGTAGAAGAGAAATTTGAGATTTTAAAAGATGTAAAACTAGAAAAAAAAGATTATTTAGCATTATTGAGTGCAGGTATTGCATTTTTTGTGCAAGTTTTTACTTCTTCATTGCCACTTGGATCCTTTGTTGGAGTGGTATCTATGATCTTGTTTAAAGTTATAAAATGGGAAAGTATGGATAAGATTGTAGAGGATGGGGTAACTTCAATGGCATTTATTGCATTTATAATGCTTGTTGCCTCCGGATTTGGAGCAGTTTTAGATTCCACAGGTGGGGTGAAAGAGCTAATAGAATCAATTGCAACAATGGTAGGAGGCAAGTTTGGTGGTGCCCTTTTGATGCTTCTTGTTGGGCTACTTGTTACAATGGGTATTGGAACTTCATTTGGAACATTGCCTATCATTGCCACCTTTTATTGTCCTTTGTGTATTGAACTTGGTTTTGGAGTGCCTGCTACAATTTTACTTTTAGGGATTGCTGGAGCCTTGGGGGATGCAGGTTCTCCTGCTGCTGATACAACAATTGGTCCCACAATGGGTTTAAATGCTGATGGAAAACATCACCATATTTGGGATACCTGTGTTCCAACATTTATTGCCTTTAATATTCCACTTTTAGTTTTTGGATTGGTGGGTGCTTTAATTTTGGGTTGA
- the metK gene encoding methionine adenosyltransferase encodes MQNDFLFTSESVTEGHPDKMADQISDAVLDYILQRDPKARVACETLVSNGFCVVAGELKTTAYVPIQDVVREVVRDIGYDNADYGFDYKSAGVLNGIGEQSPDINQGVDREDGEIGAGDQGLMFGYACRETDVLMPLPIWLSHQITQGLAQKRKDKVLPFLRPDGKAQVTVRYVDGKPVGIDTIVISTQHHPEVAQSTIKEAMIEEIVYKVLPKEYLNDNIKFHINPTGKFVIGGPQGDAGLTGRKIIVDTYGGSCPHGGGAFSGKDPSKVDRSGAYMARYVAKNLVASGICDRATVQIAYAIGVVEPVSILVDTHGTSKFDSKRIQDCVREVFKLTPKGIIESLDLLKPIYRKTSNYGHFGRELPDFGWEKIDKVEAIKSFFG; translated from the coding sequence ATGCAAAATGATTTTTTATTTACTTCAGAATCTGTAACAGAAGGACATCCAGATAAAATGGCAGATCAAATCAGTGATGCTGTGCTAGATTATATTCTTCAAAGAGATCCCAAGGCTAGGGTAGCGTGTGAAACATTAGTTTCTAATGGGTTTTGTGTGGTAGCAGGAGAATTAAAGACAACAGCTTATGTTCCTATTCAAGATGTTGTGAGAGAGGTTGTTAGAGATATTGGATATGATAATGCAGACTATGGGTTTGATTATAAAAGTGCAGGAGTGCTTAATGGAATAGGAGAGCAAAGTCCTGATATTAATCAAGGAGTTGATAGAGAGGATGGAGAAATAGGAGCAGGAGATCAGGGATTGATGTTTGGTTATGCTTGTAGAGAAACAGATGTGCTGATGCCATTGCCTATTTGGCTTTCTCATCAAATTACCCAAGGTCTTGCACAAAAGAGAAAAGATAAGGTTTTACCATTTTTGCGTCCAGATGGAAAGGCTCAGGTTACAGTTAGATATGTGGATGGTAAGCCTGTTGGGATTGATACGATTGTAATTTCTACACAACATCATCCAGAAGTTGCGCAAAGCACTATTAAAGAAGCAATGATTGAGGAAATCGTATATAAGGTTTTACCTAAGGAATATTTGAATGATAATATCAAGTTTCATATAAATCCGACAGGTAAGTTTGTGATTGGAGGACCTCAAGGAGATGCAGGACTTACAGGAAGAAAAATTATTGTAGATACTTATGGTGGAAGCTGTCCACATGGAGGAGGAGCTTTTAGTGGAAAGGATCCAAGCAAGGTTGATAGGAGTGGTGCATATATGGCAAGATATGTTGCAAAAAATCTTGTTGCAAGTGGAATTTGTGATAGAGCAACTGTGCAAATTGCTTATGCAATTGGTGTGGTAGAGCCTGTATCAATTCTTGTGGATACACACGGGACTTCAAAGTTTGATTCTAAGAGGATACAAGATTGTGTGAGAGAAGTTTTCAAACTTACACCTAAAGGAATTATTGAAAGCTTGGATTTATTAAAACCAATTTATAGAAAGACTTCAAATTATGGTCATTTTGGCAGAGAGTTACCAGATTTTGGCTGGGAGAAGATAGATAAGGTTGAGGCAATCAAGAGTTTTTTTGGATAA
- a CDS encoding glutathionylspermidine synthase family protein — protein sequence MQIQKINPLSKEVLEEIGLNWHSDLDNTPYIEDELVVITKEEAERFYEAGNELYDMFIEAADYVIKNDLFFELDIPNSLIPMIKQSFEEDVHWHLYGRFDFAGGIDGAPIKLLEFNADTPTMLYETAVVQWALLKYNNLDESAQFNNLFESIGENFKRLITLNEDVSNFENLYQGWKILFSSVGGNIEEERTTRFLQEIAQSVGFNTEFGFIDEVNFSSTEGVFYKDQNYEFLFKLIPWENIAIDEPELALLMQEIMENKKAIFLNPAYTLLFQSKRILKILWDLFPNHPLLLETSFEPLKNKKQVKKTAFGREGANVEIIESNGEILKKNGGIYQNHKPIYQEFCTLNTHQGFYYQPNVFFAYESCGLGFRKGGLIIDNYSKFVSHKIDD from the coding sequence ATGCAAATCCAAAAAATTAATCCTTTAAGCAAAGAAGTTCTAGAAGAAATTGGTTTAAATTGGCATAGTGATTTAGACAATACCCCCTACATTGAAGATGAACTAGTGGTGATTACTAAAGAAGAAGCAGAGAGGTTTTATGAGGCGGGCAATGAACTTTATGATATGTTTATTGAGGCTGCAGACTATGTGATTAAAAATGATTTGTTTTTTGAATTAGATATTCCTAATTCTCTTATCCCTATGATAAAACAGAGTTTTGAAGAAGATGTGCATTGGCATCTGTATGGTCGTTTTGATTTTGCAGGAGGCATTGATGGAGCACCTATTAAGCTTTTAGAATTTAATGCAGATACGCCTACAATGCTTTATGAAACAGCAGTGGTGCAGTGGGCATTGCTTAAATATAATAACTTAGATGAATCCGCACAATTTAATAATCTTTTTGAGAGTATTGGGGAAAACTTTAAAAGACTCATTACTTTAAATGAAGATGTAAGCAATTTTGAGAATCTATATCAAGGGTGGAAGATTTTGTTTTCAAGTGTTGGAGGCAATATAGAAGAAGAAAGAACCACAAGATTCTTACAAGAGATTGCTCAATCTGTTGGGTTTAATACAGAATTTGGTTTTATTGATGAGGTAAATTTTTCTTCTACAGAGGGGGTTTTTTACAAAGATCAAAATTATGAATTTTTATTTAAGCTTATACCTTGGGAGAATATTGCAATTGATGAACCAGAGCTGGCGTTATTAATGCAAGAGATTATGGAAAATAAGAAAGCGATTTTTCTAAATCCTGCTTATACATTGCTTTTTCAAAGCAAAAGAATACTTAAAATTCTCTGGGATTTATTTCCTAATCATCCATTGTTGCTAGAAACAAGTTTTGAACCATTAAAAAATAAAAAACAAGTAAAAAAAACTGCATTTGGTCGAGAGGGTGCAAATGTTGAAATTATTGAAAGTAATGGGGAGATTTTAAAAAAGAATGGGGGTATTTATCAAAACCATAAACCTATTTATCAAGAGTTTTGCACTCTAAATACGCATCAAGGTTTTTATTATCAGCCTAATGTGTTCTTTGCCTATGAATCTTGTGGTCTTGGCTTTAGAAAGGGCGGATTGATTATTGATAATTACTCTAAGTTTGTAAGCCATAAAATAGATGACTAA
- a CDS encoding carbon-nitrogen hydrolase: MKVALIQHSFKNTRKDTMEFIASKIEESASNGAVLVLLQELHNTQYFCQEEEVETFDLGGYFQEDLAFYSDLAKKHQVVLVASLFEKRSAGLYHNTAVVFEKDGTLAGKYRKMHIPDDPNFYEKFYFTPGDLGFEPIKTSVGKLGVLVCWDQWYPEAARIMALKGAEVLIYPTAIGWFESDSLEEKTRQRDAWIAVQRGHAVANGIPVLSINRVGFEADKAGGGILFWGSSFAFGAQGELLAQATVDKEEVLYVEIDKEQSERVRRIWPFLRDRRIDNYGEILKRYCD; this comes from the coding sequence ATGAAAGTTGCCCTGATACAACATTCTTTTAAGAATACTAGAAAAGATACGATGGAGTTTATTGCCTCAAAGATTGAGGAGAGTGCATCAAATGGTGCAGTTTTAGTGCTTTTACAAGAGTTGCACAATACGCAGTATTTTTGTCAAGAAGAAGAGGTGGAAACCTTTGACTTGGGGGGATATTTCCAAGAAGATCTTGCTTTTTACTCTGATTTGGCAAAAAAACACCAAGTTGTATTGGTTGCTTCCTTATTTGAAAAGCGCAGTGCCGGTCTTTATCATAATACCGCAGTGGTTTTTGAAAAAGATGGCACTCTTGCAGGCAAATATCGAAAGATGCACATACCAGATGATCCAAACTTTTATGAAAAGTTTTACTTTACACCAGGTGATTTGGGTTTTGAACCCATTAAGACAAGTGTGGGAAAGTTAGGGGTTTTGGTATGTTGGGATCAATGGTATCCCGAAGCAGCACGTATTATGGCTTTAAAAGGTGCTGAAGTTTTAATTTATCCCACAGCAATTGGATGGTTTGAATCTGATAGTCTTGAAGAAAAAACTAGGCAAAGAGATGCTTGGATTGCTGTTCAAAGAGGCCATGCTGTTGCCAATGGTATTCCTGTTTTAAGTATCAACCGTGTAGGTTTTGAAGCAGATAAAGCAGGTGGAGGAATTTTATTTTGGGGTTCATCATTTGCTTTTGGAGCTCAAGGAGAACTCTTAGCACAGGCTACTGTGGATAAGGAAGAAGTGCTTTATGTTGAGATTGACAAAGAGCAAAGTGAAAGAGTTAGGAGAATATGGCCATTTTTAAGAGATAGGCGTATTGATAACTATGGTGAGATTTTAAAGAGGTATTGTGATTAG
- a CDS encoding UPF0323 family lipoprotein → MRHLRKIKDFAVIGGLSAMVVFALQGCDNNNQDVYQSQSIKKGAFVLLEEQNDGSYRILEEYPSNTTHVVVRDKDGNERVLSQSEVDALIKEEERKIDNNTSELTSGSSQGLGLGGALLASAAGAILGSYIGNKLFNNPNYQQNQQRGYKSPQAYERSKNSFKSSGAGATKTPSSNAKSGFFKNNSSQSLGS, encoded by the coding sequence ATGAGACATCTAAGAAAGATTAAAGATTTTGCAGTAATTGGTGGGTTAAGCGCAATGGTGGTATTTGCTTTACAGGGATGTGATAATAATAACCAAGACGTATATCAATCTCAAAGTATCAAAAAAGGTGCATTTGTATTGTTAGAAGAGCAAAATGATGGAAGCTATAGAATCTTAGAGGAATATCCAAGTAACACGACACATGTCGTAGTTAGAGATAAAGATGGCAATGAAAGGGTTTTGAGTCAAAGCGAGGTTGATGCACTAATAAAAGAGGAAGAAAGAAAAATTGATAATAATACTAGTGAATTGACATCAGGGAGCTCCCAAGGATTAGGTTTAGGTGGGGCATTACTTGCTAGTGCTGCTGGGGCAATTTTAGGGAGTTATATTGGTAATAAGCTTTTTAATAACCCAAATTATCAACAAAATCAACAAAGAGGTTACAAGTCCCCCCAAGCTTATGAGCGCAGTAAAAATAGCTTTAAAAGTTCAGGTGCAGGTGCTACAAAAACCCCATCTAGTAATGCTAAAAGTGGATTTTTTAAAAATAACTCATCTCAAAGTTTAGGGAGCTGA
- the mobA gene encoding molybdenum cofactor guanylyltransferase MobA, protein MQIPCVILCGGKSSRMGRNKALLAFKNQTLLQYQFSKMSSLFQDVFISSKVPYFNLPALIEEDKTFSPLIGILNAFQQLKAKKIFFICVDTPFITKSNILSLINSLPSLSDIHFAKTPNKEHFLTSIWDINTMPLIQQALVHQEYKISKIFQKCITSFFTYNEEKNFYNLNTQEDYLSVLKGS, encoded by the coding sequence ATGCAAATTCCTTGTGTTATTTTATGCGGAGGAAAAAGTTCTAGAATGGGAAGAAATAAAGCCTTATTAGCTTTTAAAAACCAAACACTTTTGCAATATCAATTTTCTAAAATGTCTTCTTTATTTCAAGATGTCTTTATCTCCTCTAAAGTTCCTTATTTTAATCTTCCAGCCCTAATTGAAGAGGATAAAACTTTTTCTCCACTTATTGGAATTTTGAATGCATTTCAACAACTAAAAGCCAAAAAGATTTTCTTTATCTGTGTAGATACTCCTTTTATAACAAAATCTAATATTTTAAGTCTAATCAATTCTTTACCATCTCTATCAGATATACACTTTGCAAAAACCCCAAACAAAGAGCATTTTTTAACTTCAATTTGGGATATCAATACAATGCCATTAATCCAACAAGCACTAGTTCATCAAGAATATAAAATTTCAAAAATATTTCAAAAATGCATCACAAGTTTTTTTACATATAATGAGGAAAAAAATTTTTACAATCTCAACACACAAGAAGATTATCTCAGTGTTTTAAAAGGAAGTTAA
- a CDS encoding DUF362 domain-containing protein — MAVKITDICIACGSCIDECPVEAIVDDSDNPTGEGIYYVYSDKCVECVGHNDAPACASACPTDGCIVWSDVGSVKREDVGAELRDGSTPVVQ, encoded by the coding sequence ATGGCAGTAAAAATTACGGATATTTGTATCGCTTGTGGTTCTTGTATTGATGAGTGTCCTGTTGAAGCAATTGTTGATGATAGTGATAACCCAACAGGAGAGGGGATTTACTATGTTTACTCTGATAAATGTGTAGAGTGTGTTGGACATAATGATGCTCCAGCTTGTGCAAGTGCTTGTCCTACAGATGGTTGTATTGTATGGAGTGATGTAGGTAGCGTAAAAAGAGAGGATGTTGGTGCTGAGTTGAGGGATGGTTCTACTCCTGTAGTACAATAA
- a CDS encoding chaperone NapD codes for MNISSIIIKATQENWEQKISQINKIPYTHIELDDKEKGIMIGVIEAPDAQKEIEILKTINSMQGILGADMHLTYNENELKDCQMKAEDIAELIDSKPIEQMKYSGDVNNYIK; via the coding sequence ATGAATATCTCAAGCATTATTATTAAAGCAACTCAAGAAAATTGGGAACAAAAAATCAGCCAAATTAATAAGATTCCATACACCCACATCGAACTAGATGATAAAGAAAAAGGTATCATGATTGGCGTGATTGAGGCACCTGATGCCCAAAAAGAGATAGAGATCCTTAAAACAATCAATTCTATGCAAGGAATTCTAGGTGCTGATATGCATCTTACTTATAATGAAAATGAATTAAAAGATTGCCAAATGAAAGCAGAAGATATTGCAGAGTTAATAGATTCAAAGCCTATTGAACAAATGAAATACAGCGGAGATGTAAATAACTACATTAAATAA